In Hydrogenobacter sp., the DNA window ATCTCCCAGGTAAAGCACTTAGAAGAAAAGTTGAAAATAAGACAATCTTTGGCACATTTCTATTCCGATCTTCTTACGGGCATAGAAGGATTAAAACCCCATTTTTATCCCAGATATGTTACGAAGATGTGCTGGAATTACTTTTGCGTACATCTTGGAAAGAGATACTCCGATAGTGCAAGAGGTATTATAAAAGACCTTTTGTTGGATGATGGAATAGAGGTTGATGAGTATCCTGCCTCTCAAGATATAAAGGAAGGTATGCCAATGAAACATCTTCATATAGCCCATGAGGTAAGTATGAGGGCTCTTCTCTTACCCTTTCATGAGGACATCACACAGGAAGATATTTACTTTGTGTGTGAGAGATTAAAGGAGCATGTTTTACAAATAGGAGCGGGAAGCGTTGACCATTAGGAGGTTTTTAAAATGAGAGACTTAAAGGATTTTTTCTTTGAACCCGCATGTGGTCTTAACAGGGAAAAGGACAAGAAGGAAAGGGAAAAGGGGTGCTCAAGACCAAAACCAGGAAGCGCTTCGGGTGGTTGTGCCTTTGATGGTGCGCAGATAACTCTACTCCCGATAGCTGATGCGGTACATATAGTCCACGGTCCTATAGCCTGTGCGGGCAACTCATGGGACAACAGAGGAACACGCTCTTCCATATCCGATTATTACAGGATGGGTTTTACGACGGATATCAGTGAGATAGATGTAGTATACGGTGGTGAAGGGAAGCTTTATGAAGCTATAAGGGAAGCGGTGGAAAAGTATAAGCCACCTGCAGTCTTTGTGTATCAGACATGCGTCCCAGCTATGATAGGGGATGATATAGTAAGCGTTTGTAAAAAAGCCTCTCAGGATCTTGGAATTCCCGTTATTCCTGTTGAATCTCCAGGTTTTGTAGGTAGCAAGAACCTTGGAAATAAGCTGGCGGGCGATGCGCTCTTTAGGTATGTTATAGGGACAAAAGAACCAGAATATACAACTCCTTATGATATTAACCTTCTTGGTGAGTATAACATCGCCGGGGAGCTTTGGCAGGTACTACCTCTTTTCCAAGAACTGGGTATAAGGTTGCTTGCCTGTATAACGGGGGATTCAAGATATCAAGATATTGCTTCTTGTCATAGAGCTAAGGTAAATATGGTTGTGTGTTCCAAAGCTCTTCTTAGCCTTGCAAGGAAGATGGAGGAAAAATATGGAGTACCTTACTTTGAAGGCTCTTTTTACGGTATTGAGAATACCAGCAATACCTTGAGAAATATAGCAAGGCTTTTGGGCGACAAGGAATTGATGGAAAGGACAGAAAGACTAATTGCCTTAAAAGAGGAAGAAGTAAAGAAGAAACTTGAGCCATATATTGAGAAGTTGAAGGGCAAAAGGGTACTAATAAACACAGGAGGGGTAAAGAGCTGGTCTATGGTCTCCCAAGTAAAAGAGCTTGGTATGATAGTTGTGGGAACAAGCTCCAAAAAAAGTACATCAGAAGATAAGAAAAGAATGCTTGAACTTGTGGGAGATGAAGGAATGCTCATCGATGAGCCTAACCCGAAAGAGCTTGTACGCCTTTTCAAAGACCTAAAAGTGGATGTACTTATGGCAGGTGGAAGGAGCAAGTTTGTAGCTCTTAAGGAGTACATTCCCTTCCTTGATACAAATCAGGAGAGGATGAAACCTTACGCTGGCTATGAGGGTATGCTTGTGCTTGCCGAAGAACTCATAAGGACATTATACAGTCCTGTGTTTGAGCTTTGCAAGGAGGAGTCACCATGGTAAACATAATAAAGTCAAACAAAGCTTGTTCGGTTTACCCATTAAAATTAAGCCAGCCTTTAGGAGCTGTTTATGCTTTTCTCGGCATTAAACGAACTATGCCTTTGATGCATGGATCTCAAGGATGCGGCGCTTTTGCTAAAACCTTTCTCACCAGACACTTTTCAGAAAATATCCCAATGCAGACAACCGCCCTTTCTGAGGTGGCGACCATCTTGGGTGGAGATGAAAACCTGCACACTGCATTGAAAAATATAATGGAGAAGAGCGATCCGGAAGTTATCGGTATTGTTTCTACAGGTGTTAGCGAAACAAGGGGGGATGATGTGGAAGGCTCTATAGAAAGGTTTAAGGAGCTTTATCCAGAATACGCATATAAAAAGTTTGTTTATGTATCAACACCGGACTACGAGGGTTCCTTTCATGACGGATACAGGAAGGCGCTTACATCCATAGTAAAAACCCTAGTAAAGAGGACTTACAGCAAAAATCCACGACAGGTAAACCTACTTTTGAGCTACCACCTCACAGCAAAGGATACAGACATGATAAAAGAGACCGTGGAAGGTTTTGGACTGAAGGCTATACTTCTTCCTGACCTTTCCAGTTCTATGGACGGAAGTGTTAGAGGTTTCTCTGGTATAACTGCTGGTGGAACGGATACGAAGGACATAGAGATGATGTCCGCATCGGCAGTAACCATAACGATAGGAGAAAGCACAAAGGAAGCAGGAGGATATTTAGAGGGGAAGTTTATGATACCTGCCTTTCATTTTGAAAGCCTTTACGGGCTTAAGAACTTTGACGAGTTTGTTAGATTTCTAATGAACTTGAGTGGTAGGAAGCCTCCTGAAGGATTAAAAAGATGGAGAAATAGACTAATTGACGCAATGCTGGATACTCATTTTTATCTTACAAACAGAAAGGTAGCCATTGCAGGTGAGCCAGATATCTTCTATGCGGTTGTTGACTTTTTGGTAAGAGAACTTGGTATGCATCTCTCCGCTGGCGTAGTGCCAACGATATCAGAAAGCATAAAAACCTTGCCCATTGATGAGATTATTGTGGGAGACCTTGAGGACATATTGAATAGTAGTGGTCTTGATATGGTCATAGGGAATACTAACATGAAGCATGTAGTCAGAAAGCTGAGTATACCTCATTATAGAATAGGTATCCCCATATTTGACAGGCTTGGGCATTTCTTGAAGGGCTATATAGGTTATGAGGGAACTACGAACTTCATATTTGAGCTTGCAAACCTTCTTATGGAGATGGACGAAGAGATTTCTTACAAAGTTCCTGAATACATAAAAGGAGGAGGACATTATGAGGGTTGCCTTTGCGACAAAAAGCCTTAATAAGGTGGATGACCACTTTGGGCATGCAAGGACTATGGCTATTTACGAGATAGATGAGACAGGCTATAGGTTTTTGGAGTACAGGCATTTTGAAGACATACCCGATGAGGAGTATGACAAGATAAACGACAAAATAGATAAATTAAAGGACTGCACCATAGTTTATGTAATCGCCATAGGTGCTACGGCAGCTGCAAGAATAGTAAAAGCTAAAATACATCCTGTAAAGGTAAACGAGCCTACTCCGATAAAAGAAGTCCTTGAAAGATTGATAAAGACATTAAACACAAACCCACCACCATGGTTAAAAAAAGCCTTAGTGGATAGCAAAGATAAGCTCTAACGGATCATGAATGTATCTTTTGAAAAGCCTGCATTTATTGATAAATCTTCAAAAAATACCTCCTCAATAAGTTCTCCATCCATATTGTAAGAAGCAGCATACTTCGGAAAAAGAGAGCCTTTTTCCAAAAGAAGGACAAACCTTGCTATATTTCCCCTCACCATAAAACCCCTTCCACCTTTTACGTCCATATAGTAACAGGATCCTCTATCTTCAATGATCATTTCCCCTTTATCTCTTAGCTCTTTAACAGTATTGAGTAAGGTTAATATATCTGATTCATCAATGCGATGCCCCTTAGAGCTTTTTATCATGGGATTGTCAGGAGAAAGCTTTAGGATGAGGCTTTTTATATTTTTGAAGGGGCGTACAAACACCTTATTTGTATTCGGATCATACACAAGTGTGGCACCTTTAAATGGTTCTATAATGTCCATCCTTACATAACCGGGTTTTGCATAAAAATATTTGAGTACGGTGCCATCACTAACTTTCATAATATATGAGTAATATTTGTATTCCTTTTCAAATCTGTGTATAGCTTCATCGAGGGGATTAGCGAAGGAGACATAGCTCATAAAGAGAAAAAGTAAAAGGAACATCACTTAATTATCTCTATTATCCCCCACATGCCTTTTTCTTTGTGGCTTGGGAAAAGTGGTAGTTTTTTATCGCAGTAAAACTCAAACTTACCAGTTTCAGTTGGGGTAAACCTTATTTTAGTTCCTTTCTTTGTGATGTCCTCTTTTATAAGTGTGCTATTTATCTTAAGAACAAAGTCATGAGGCGTTACTGCACTTTCTCTAACTATGATAAGCTCAGCAGGTATGTTTGCTTTAATAACTATATAATTTGGGTCAAAATAATAAGAACCTGCCTTTATATTGACCCTTTGAACCCCATCCGTATCAATATGTGCAATATACTTTTTTTCTACACGTTCGTGCTGTATAGCAAATACTGTATTTACAAAAATAAAAAGTAGTATAAGATGAAATTTCCTTCTCACGAAGGTTAATCTAATAGTCTATTAAAATGGTTATGATGATATAAATCATGATTTATTCAATAAAGTATTAGCGTTTCTTTTGTTTTAAGGAAATTCTTAACTTGGCTTATATTAAGTTTATACTTATAAAGATGCAGGTGATGGGATATATGGTGCATCTTTTAGAAGAAGAGCTTATTAAACACCTCGATCCAGAGGTGAGAGCTGTGTTAGATGTGGGTAACTACATAGTTGCCTCCGGTGGCAAGAGGATGAGACCCATATTGAGCTTGCTCACGTGTAAAGCTTTAGGTGGTGACGAAAAAAGGGTGCTACCTTTAGCTATAGGTATAGAGTATATACACGTCGCATCTTTGCTTCACGATGATGTGGTTGACGGAGCAGACAAAAGGAGGGGTAAACTGTCAGCCAATGTGGTGTTTGGAAACGATCTGTGCGTGCTTACAGGTGACTACATGTACGCTAAGGCTCTCTGGCTTTATTCCATTTACGGTAATCTAAAAAGCATAGAAATAGTGAGTAAAGCTGTTATGGATATGGCACAGGGACAGGTTCTTGAGCTAAAAAGCGTTGGGGATCTAATAGATGAGGATACATATTTTAGCATAATAGACAGGAAAACAGGGGTTCTTTTTGGAGCCAGTATGGCTGTAGGTGCCTTAGTTGCAGGTAGAGAAGATTACGAAGAGTTTTACCGTATAGGATTAAAAATAGGTAGGGCTTTTCAACTTGTTGATGATGCTCTTGATTATTCTGGATCTGAGGAAAAGCTCGGTAAACCTGTGGGTAACGATCTGAAGGAGGGCAAATGTACATATCCTCTTATAAGCGTGATCGAAAAGCTGAATTTTGAAGATGTAAAAAGATCCCTCAGAAGCGGGGAGATCCTCTGGCTAAGGGAGAAGGTTGTGGAGTTGGGTGGTGTAAAAAAAACTTACGAAAGGGCGCTCACGGAGGTACAGGACGCCTTAGAGGAACTCTACGGGATAGTTGGAAAAGATCTTGTACAACCTTTGGAAGCTTTAATAATCTCCGTGGTAAGAAGGGAGAGGTGATCACCTGTACGTATCAAGCACCTTGTAAACTCTCCACACATAATTGCTCAGATCCCTTGCCCTTCTTCCTTTGTTATAGCAGTCCACAGCTTTCCAATTCAAACCGTAACTTGCTATACACTCTCTGAGTATATATGCCCCCGCTCTTATGTTGGTGCATGTGTCCCAAAGATCCTCTTCCCTATTTATAATTCCCATCTTTTTCAACTTAGATATGTTGGATGAATTAACCTGCATAATGCCTATGTCATAAGTTCCGTTTGTGTTCCTGTTTAGTGCATCCCTTCTGAGTCCACTTTCCACATAAGCTATCACTACCAGAAGCTTTCTGTTTACTCCTGTTTCCCAAGAAGCCTTATCAAAGCATAGTGAAAGATCAAGCATAGCGCTTACGTATTTTCCACAGCTTTTTCATTAAAGGTATAAGGACAAAGAGAGAGTATATCAGTGTGTTTATCGGTGAGGATCTTCCCATGCTACATCCTCCACCTGAAGATGTTTGACTATTTTTCTCTTCTACATTAGTTGTTGTAGAAGTCTCTACCCACACAGCCTTACCGTATCCGTATGCTACATTGGGAGGTGTTCCCTCCGTATCGTAAAACGCATTATTTATGAGCCAATTTTTGACTTGCATCGGATCTGCAGAAGGATTACTTTGCAAGTACATAGCTACGAGTGAGACAACTACAGGCGCTGAAAAGGATGTACCTCCTATTGCAATGTAGTAAGTTCCACTGCCAGGCGGTCCGCAAAGGTTCGGATCAGTATTGCCAGAAAAGTTTGCATTTGCGGTGCATTGGAAAAAACCATCAGCTACAACATCCGGTTTTATTCTGCCGTCTCTGGTGGGTCCCCTCGAGGAGAAGTATGCTACCCGACCGTAATTGTCAAAACGTGACGTGCTTATGTAATTACTCCCTATGGCTCCTACGGTTATCACATTCTTTGCTGTACCAGGTGAGGAAACTGTGTAAGAAAAGCCTCCAAAACCGTCATCTACCTGACCATCAAGAAAGTTCCCGTCTCCACTCACCCACATATCCATTTTCCCACTTCCGCTGATTTTAGTTAATCTAATTGTAAGATAAGTTGGGTTAAGGCAGGAAATTTGCATATATACCTCCCCATCGCCGTTGAGCTGTGAAGATAGCGTCCTGTTGTCAATATATGCAAAGCAAGATGTGGTGTTTATCTGAGAGTTGGCAAGATTGCCAGGATTAGCTCCCACACAGTTTACTGTGGTTTGATCGCACACCTGTATATTGTAGGAGGATCCTTTCGTGTACCAGCCATCCACTTCCACGTTTGAAGAGACATATATATGAATATCCCCATTGTCTGAAGAGAGTCTCGCATGTATCCTCTCATTTCCTTCATTACCCGCTGATACCACTACTATAAAGCCAGGACCCGATAATTCATCCACATACCTGTCAAGGAGACTCGTACCATCGTGAGGGTCAAGTTGTCCACCTAAGGATAAGTTTACAACCGCAGGCATACTTAAGTTTTGTACCTTTGACTTAATGTAATCAAGTCCAGCCATAACGTCCGTATCGTATAAGTTGGTTTTATACACGATGAACTTAACATCCTTAGCTTGACTGTTGTACCTCGTCATAGACCAGTAACCACCTGCAATGCTTGCTACCGCTGTACCATGTCCCTCCCCGTCATAATTACAACTGCCCATCTTTATCATGTTATTTATCTGTGCCTCGCTGAGTTCTATTCCTGTGTAGTCTTTGTAAAAAAGTATTCTTGTGGTACCATCGGCATTTCTAAAAGCAGGATGGCAGAAGTTTATACCTGAATCCACTATGCCCACTACAACACCCTTACCGGTATTCGTGCTGATGCTCGATCTTGTGCCTACAAGGTATTTTCTGTCACCACCTTGTATATCCGAACCTTTTATATCCGGTGCAAAGAGTAAGAGTCTGTAGTCATTTAGCGCCGTAACATTTAGCTTTGTAGCTGAACTGCATTGGAAGAAAAGAGAGTTCTGGATACATCCTTCAGCACTCACACTCCCCCCAAAAATATATCCAAAAAAAGGTTTGTTGTAGTTTATATCTACTTGCTGAGTTCCATGACCCCACACTACGTAGGAGGAATTGGTACTAACATCGTCAAGCAGTTTGAGTTTTCTCGGTGCCTCTATGTATATAGCTGTAGGATCTTTTTCAAGATTCTCTAAATTCTTTTGAGACAAGCTTACAACCTCTACTTTGCCGTCCCTTCTCAATACCTTTACCTTGTCTATGTTAGTGTATGTATTCAAGGTTATTCCTCTTTCTCCATTGAGAATGCTTCTTCTCAATACGGGATCAAACTTTTCCCAATTTTGAGCAAAAGAGAGAGTTACAAAAGCAAGCACTAAAAGAAGTCTCATCCGCATCCCTCCTTTACATAAGTTTAACACATTTTCAATGCCTTTTTGCCCAGGTTAAAGATCCCCAATAAACTTCAGCGGCTGATTGACCTATTGCTTCTGAGAGCGAAGGGTGAGAGTATACCGACTTGGAGACAAAATCTACCTTTAGATCAGCTTTCATAAGGTGAACGATCTGGTGTATAAGCTCACCAGCATGAGGTCCGAGTATGTGGCATCCGAGCAGATCTCCGCTCTTTTTGTCAATAACGAGCCTTACAAAACCTTCATTTTCTCCATCATCCATAGCCTTAGGATTAGATACAAAGGAAACCACACCAACCTTAACATCGTAACCCATCTCCTCGGCTTGCTCTTCGGTCAATCCTATAGAGGCTATCTCGTATGCAGAATAAATGATCTTGGGCATAAGCCTATCATCCTTCCTAATATCTTTATCACCGAGTATGTGACTTACCGCCACCCTTCCTTCGTACATAGCTTTATGGGCAAGCATAAGCGGAGATGTTATATCACCGCATGCGTATATATTTTTTATGGATGTCTGACAAAACTCATTAACGACGACAAATCCCCTGTGATCCCTTTTGATATTTAGATGCTCAAGTCCTATACCATCCGTGTTGGGTTTTCTTCCTACACCGAGGAGTATAATGTCTACTGTGGGTTCGGATCCATCTGAAAGCCTAACTTTTAAGCCTTCTTCAGTTTTTTCCCAACTTTCCACTGATGTTTTGAGTTTTACATCAACGCCAAGTTTTTTCAGCTTTCTCGCTAGATATCTGGAAGACTCTTCTGGTATATCATCCGAAGGGAGGAGTCTATCTTTTATCTCAACCAAAAGCACTTCACATCCGTACATTCTGAAGATGTATGCAAATTCAACACCTACAGCCCCTCCTCCCACGATCAACACACTTTTAGGAAAGCGATCCAGATCCCATATCTGATCCGTATCATATATGTGTTTTCCATCGGGAACGATCCCACCCACGCTAACTGTGGATGAGCCTGTGGCAAGCAATATAAAGTCGGCTTTTACCTTCAGATCTTGACCTTCCACATAGACAGTTTCTTCATCCTTTAGAATACCCCTCCCGTAAAAGATAGGTACTTTGAGTTGGTTTGCGAACTTCTTAAAGCTCTCCCTTATAGTCAGTATAACCCTTTCCCTATTTTCCTTCAGCTTTTGCATATCAAGATCAAATCCATGTGGAATTATACCGTAGCTTGGCATCTTTTGGAATTTCTCGATAAGGTAAGCTCCGTGTCTCATATACTTGGATGGTATACATCCTCTGTTGAGGCAGTTTCCACCGACGCTTTCGGGAGACAGCTCTATAAGAGCTACTTTCATACCTCTTCTGTGAGCGTAAAGAGCTGCCTCATAACCACCGCTTCCTGCCCCCACTATTACAAGGTCAAACTTCATTTGTTTTTCCTCCGCTCTTTGTAAACTTCTTTTCTGCACTCTTTTATGACACGCTTGTATCTATAATAGACTGATGGGACTTTTATGGGAAGTCCGTAGTACTTCTCAAGCAAGAGCATGATATCCTCCGCGGTCATATACCTGTTGTTCCTTATAAGGGACTTTATGTATCTGACTATACGCGTATCTTTCATCAGAAGCTTTATTATCCTTCAGCTCGTACTTTTATGTCAACTGCAGTGTTGCACTTGCGGAAAAATACCCTATAATTAATAATGGAGGTAAGGTATGTACCCGATAGAAAAGAATAACAACATACAGGATGAGCTTATTGAGGAGTTTAAGAGAAAAGGTGCTACAATAACTGTCTTTTTGACTAGAGGAAACAGAATAACAGGGAAAGTGTTGGAACACGATAAGTACACTATACTGCTTGAGGTAGAAGGACAACCTAACCTCATATACAAGCACGCTATAAGCACCATAGTTCAAGGAGCTTAATGAG includes these proteins:
- the nifE gene encoding nitrogenase iron-molybdenum cofactor biosynthesis protein NifE, whose protein sequence is MRDLKDFFFEPACGLNREKDKKEREKGCSRPKPGSASGGCAFDGAQITLLPIADAVHIVHGPIACAGNSWDNRGTRSSISDYYRMGFTTDISEIDVVYGGEGKLYEAIREAVEKYKPPAVFVYQTCVPAMIGDDIVSVCKKASQDLGIPVIPVESPGFVGSKNLGNKLAGDALFRYVIGTKEPEYTTPYDINLLGEYNIAGELWQVLPLFQELGIRLLACITGDSRYQDIASCHRAKVNMVVCSKALLSLARKMEEKYGVPYFEGSFYGIENTSNTLRNIARLLGDKELMERTERLIALKEEEVKKKLEPYIEKLKGKRVLINTGGVKSWSMVSQVKELGMIVVGTSSKKSTSEDKKRMLELVGDEGMLIDEPNPKELVRLFKDLKVDVLMAGGRSKFVALKEYIPFLDTNQERMKPYAGYEGMLVLAEELIRTLYSPVFELCKEESPW
- the nifN gene encoding nitrogenase iron-molybdenum cofactor biosynthesis protein NifN, whose protein sequence is MVNIIKSNKACSVYPLKLSQPLGAVYAFLGIKRTMPLMHGSQGCGAFAKTFLTRHFSENIPMQTTALSEVATILGGDENLHTALKNIMEKSDPEVIGIVSTGVSETRGDDVEGSIERFKELYPEYAYKKFVYVSTPDYEGSFHDGYRKALTSIVKTLVKRTYSKNPRQVNLLLSYHLTAKDTDMIKETVEGFGLKAILLPDLSSSMDGSVRGFSGITAGGTDTKDIEMMSASAVTITIGESTKEAGGYLEGKFMIPAFHFESLYGLKNFDEFVRFLMNLSGRKPPEGLKRWRNRLIDAMLDTHFYLTNRKVAIAGEPDIFYAVVDFLVRELGMHLSAGVVPTISESIKTLPIDEIIVGDLEDILNSSGLDMVIGNTNMKHVVRKLSIPHYRIGIPIFDRLGHFLKGYIGYEGTTNFIFELANLLMEMDEEISYKVPEYIKGGGHYEGCLCDKKP
- the nifX gene encoding nitrogen fixation protein NifX; this encodes MRVAFATKSLNKVDDHFGHARTMAIYEIDETGYRFLEYRHFEDIPDEEYDKINDKIDKLKDCTIVYVIAIGATAAARIVKAKIHPVKVNEPTPIKEVLERLIKTLNTNPPPWLKKALVDSKDKL
- a CDS encoding cupredoxin domain-containing protein, whose amino-acid sequence is MRRKFHLILLFIFVNTVFAIQHERVEKKYIAHIDTDGVQRVNIKAGSYYFDPNYIVIKANIPAELIIVRESAVTPHDFVLKINSTLIKEDITKKGTKIRFTPTETGKFEFYCDKKLPLFPSHKEKGMWGIIEIIK
- a CDS encoding polyprenyl synthetase family protein, with translation MQVMGYMVHLLEEELIKHLDPEVRAVLDVGNYIVASGGKRMRPILSLLTCKALGGDEKRVLPLAIGIEYIHVASLLHDDVVDGADKRRGKLSANVVFGNDLCVLTGDYMYAKALWLYSIYGNLKSIEIVSKAVMDMAQGQVLELKSVGDLIDEDTYFSIIDRKTGVLFGASMAVGALVAGREDYEEFYRIGLKIGRAFQLVDDALDYSGSEEKLGKPVGNDLKEGKCTYPLISVIEKLNFEDVKRSLRSGEILWLREKVVELGGVKKTYERALTEVQDALEELYGIVGKDLVQPLEALIISVVRRER
- a CDS encoding lytic transglycosylase domain-containing protein, translating into MLDLSLCFDKASWETGVNRKLLVVIAYVESGLRRDALNRNTNGTYDIGIMQVNSSNISKLKKMGIINREEDLWDTCTNIRAGAYILRECIASYGLNWKAVDCYNKGRRARDLSNYVWRVYKVLDTYR
- a CDS encoding S8 family serine peptidase, whose product is MRLLLVLAFVTLSFAQNWEKFDPVLRRSILNGERGITLNTYTNIDKVKVLRRDGKVEVVSLSQKNLENLEKDPTAIYIEAPRKLKLLDDVSTNSSYVVWGHGTQQVDINYNKPFFGYIFGGSVSAEGCIQNSLFFQCSSATKLNVTALNDYRLLLFAPDIKGSDIQGGDRKYLVGTRSSISTNTGKGVVVGIVDSGINFCHPAFRNADGTTRILFYKDYTGIELSEAQINNMIKMGSCNYDGEGHGTAVASIAGGYWSMTRYNSQAKDVKFIVYKTNLYDTDVMAGLDYIKSKVQNLSMPAVVNLSLGGQLDPHDGTSLLDRYVDELSGPGFIVVVSAGNEGNERIHARLSSDNGDIHIYVSSNVEVDGWYTKGSSYNIQVCDQTTVNCVGANPGNLANSQINTTSCFAYIDNRTLSSQLNGDGEVYMQISCLNPTYLTIRLTKISGSGKMDMWVSGDGNFLDGQVDDGFGGFSYTVSSPGTAKNVITVGAIGSNYISTSRFDNYGRVAYFSSRGPTRDGRIKPDVVADGFFQCTANANFSGNTDPNLCGPPGSGTYYIAIGGTSFSAPVVVSLVAMYLQSNPSADPMQVKNWLINNAFYDTEGTPPNVAYGYGKAVWVETSTTTNVEEKNSQTSSGGGCSMGRSSPINTLIYSLFVLIPLMKKLWKIRKRYA
- the lpdA gene encoding dihydrolipoyl dehydrogenase, with the protein product MKFDLVIVGAGSGGYEAALYAHRRGMKVALIELSPESVGGNCLNRGCIPSKYMRHGAYLIEKFQKMPSYGIIPHGFDLDMQKLKENRERVILTIRESFKKFANQLKVPIFYGRGILKDEETVYVEGQDLKVKADFILLATGSSTVSVGGIVPDGKHIYDTDQIWDLDRFPKSVLIVGGGAVGVEFAYIFRMYGCEVLLVEIKDRLLPSDDIPEESSRYLARKLKKLGVDVKLKTSVESWEKTEEGLKVRLSDGSEPTVDIILLGVGRKPNTDGIGLEHLNIKRDHRGFVVVNEFCQTSIKNIYACGDITSPLMLAHKAMYEGRVAVSHILGDKDIRKDDRLMPKIIYSAYEIASIGLTEEQAEEMGYDVKVGVVSFVSNPKAMDDGENEGFVRLVIDKKSGDLLGCHILGPHAGELIHQIVHLMKADLKVDFVSKSVYSHPSLSEAIGQSAAEVYWGSLTWAKRH
- the hfq gene encoding RNA chaperone Hfq, with the protein product MYPIEKNNNIQDELIEEFKRKGATITVFLTRGNRITGKVLEHDKYTILLEVEGQPNLIYKHAISTIVQGA